The genomic stretch AACTCATCCTCCCTTAGGTCAGGGCTGCTTGCCCCAGCCCAAAATGTAAGTGGCACAAAATGATTTTCAGTGAGGGTAGCAGACTCATTGTAGAAAGGGGATTAAAGGCGGGCAGAGAGTGGGAGTTTGGCCTTGGCAAACACAAAACAGAGGAAAAGGGACCTTCCTCACACTGCTCCATTCTGCTGTGGCAGATGCCATGTTATGTGCCCTTTAGAGAGGCAGCGATCTTGATGCAGCCCAGACGCTTCCCACCGCTGCTCAGGACGCTCTCTATGCGGTAGTTCCCGGTGGTGAGCCAACTGGGCAGCTCCAAGTCAGGCACAACGAATTCACTCTTGGGCAGTGAGTAGGTTCCCTGCGGGAAAGCCAGTGGACCGCCAGTCAGTGGGAGCCTACTGATGGCGGTCTTTCTCCTAGAGCCACTGCTAGGATTGTAGCCATGAACTACCACCCCTCTTCCCATTCTCAAAACGGCTGCACAAGATTAGAGACGGCCACAGCACTGTAGAGCATGGATTATTATGGATAAAGGGCCCTGAAGATCACATCTAAGTTCAAGTCTCCCATTTCGTAGATGGATAACTGAGGCTCCCGGAAGATAAGTGATTCCTGATAGGTCACACTGGCTTACAAATCCAGAGACATGCAGATCTGCAGGAGGAGAATGCAAAGACCCTTCTCTCCAAACCCTATGTCTTTAGCCACAGGGGTAACGCTCTCTCCTCCCTCAGTACTTACTTCTTTGAAGGGACAGTGGCAAGGAAGCCCATAGGTACGCAGGGGCTCTGGGCAGGGTTCCCCAGTAGGAATTAACATGTCAAGCACATCACAGAATTGTTCAAAGGTACAGCTGCCAATGTAGTCTGTGCATGGGATCTTGATCCAGAGGCCAGCCACTTCCTTCTCCAAAACTAAATCCacctggtaaaaaaaaaaacaaaggtttgAAAAAGGTTATAAGTGTAAATTCCAGGGCAAACATACCAGCTcttctgtctcttcaaaaaagCAGCAATATATTTTAATCATAGAATTTTTAACTGGATGAGATCTTAGAAATAGTCTGTTCTAGGAATGGCAACATTGTGGCCCATGTGTGAGTATAGTGTATTATTGTGCCCATGGCAGACATTAACAATCAAATGTGAATTTTCCCCCTATACTGAACTATATACATagacttagctttttttttttttttttttttttgtatcatggctcactgcagcctcaacctcctgggctcagacgatcctcctgcctcagcctcccatgtagctgggaaaCACaggcaggcacatgccaccacatgcagctaattttgtattttttgtagagatggggtctcactttgttgcccagcctggtctggaactcctggcctcaagcaatccttccacctccgcctcccaaagtgctgggattacaggcgtgagccatcatgcccagtccATAGTCTTAGAATTCTTTAGGTAGTCACTACCCATTGATTGGCTCTAACACTTGCACTGAAATGCACTGGTCATCTAACTGCTAATTGGTTAACTGTGGCATTGTTTCCTGGGCTTTCCTTCTGAGCCCAGTCTTGGCCCCAAAATCCTTTTCTGCATAGGACTTCAGGTAGTTAGTACCAACTGATGAGCTGGTTACCAAAATGAACCCCACTAGATGCTCTTGGGTCACATTTTCTCTGTACAGCCACAGAAGACAGAATTAAGAACAATAGGAATGTATAGAAAGATCACCTTGAGACTGGTATAAAATCATAGCTAGGTTACAACAGATGGAGCTACCTCAAGAAGTAGTGGGCTCTCTGACTCAGCTGGGAAAGCTACAAAAGACTCTCGTGCCTGGAGTAGAGCTGGGTGAGAAGCTCTAGAACATACTTCACACCTCCATGCTGTCATGACTTTGCTCctgttttggaggctgaagctgaCCAGGAGGAAGTGGCTAGAATTTCATGGTAGACATCTCAGTTGTGCCGGGCACGTGCTGAACAGTCACCATGTATTAGTTGCCTCTAGTGCCAAATGAGTTGTCCTTTAGAACCATGTCCATCACCCACCAAAGGTATCAAGGGAAAACTCTAAGGAAAGAGCACCAGGAAATTAGCTTTCTCAAATATCTGATTCCTTGTGCGTGTTATGGCAGGAAATCACATTTTTAGGATCCCTTTCAGCTCTGACATTCTAGCATTCTAGGAATCCCAGCCTCTAGGCTCACTTTATTTGGGGCTCTGTTTCTAAGAGATAAATCCTGGATGGGCACTTATGTCCTAAGAGGCTGCTGGGCTCAGGCTGGTTCCCAGGCCATGGACTCAAGTCTTCCAGATGCCCCAGATGTCAAGATATTAGCTGCCTTCCTCCAGGCCCAGAAAGAACAAAGAAGTCAGCACATCCTGTGTTCTGAGTGGACAAATTCAAATTGCTCCTCTCACTGGCCTCATCTGCTGCTAAGACACACCCATTATCTCCACCACTGGCCACACCGCTGGCCACACCCTCTCAGCCCTCCTCTCTCTCATCAAACCTGCTTCTACCCCGCTGCTTAGGAAAAGTCAGAGGGCCTAGGTTGGAATGCTAGTTCTGCCA from Nomascus leucogenys isolate Asia chromosome 2, Asia_NLE_v1, whole genome shotgun sequence encodes the following:
- the GM2A gene encoding ganglioside GM2 activator, translating into MQSLMLAPLLIALGLLLAAPAQAHLKKPSQLSSFSWDNCDEGKDPAVIRSLTLEPDPIIVPGNVTLSVVGSTSVPLSSPLKVDLVLEKEVAGLWIKIPCTDYIGSCTFEQFCDVLDMLIPTGEPCPEPLRTYGLPCHCPFKEGTYSLPKSEFVVPDLELPSWLTTGNYRIESVLSSGGKRLGCIKIAASLKGT